Proteins encoded within one genomic window of Gammaproteobacteria bacterium:
- a CDS encoding aminodeoxychorismate/anthranilate synthase component II translates to MVILIDNYDSFVYNLARYVGELGYQRQVFRHDAISVSEVSALNPSHIIISPGPGGPKDAGISLDIIRQLSDRIPILGVCLGHQAIGEAFGGRVVRGRYPMHGKSSIITHNDAGIFAGLVNPIKVGRYHSLIVESETLPESLMVTAWSEQGEIMGLQHRHLPVFGVQFHPESVLTECGYELLQQFLGRSS, encoded by the coding sequence ATGGTTATTTTAATCGATAATTATGATTCATTTGTTTACAACCTAGCACGCTATGTTGGCGAGTTGGGTTATCAACGTCAAGTTTTTCGTCATGATGCCATTAGTGTTTCTGAAGTGAGCGCACTCAATCCGTCTCATATTATTATTTCACCTGGGCCTGGCGGACCTAAAGATGCTGGGATATCTTTGGACATCATTCGTCAGTTGTCTGACCGGATACCTATTTTAGGAGTTTGTTTAGGGCATCAAGCAATTGGAGAGGCTTTTGGTGGACGCGTAGTGCGCGGTCGGTATCCTATGCATGGTAAATCAAGTATTATTACACATAACGATGCTGGCATTTTTGCCGGTTTGGTGAATCCGATTAAGGTGGGACGTTATCATTCGTTAATTGTAGAATCGGAGACCTTGCCAGAGAGCTTGATGGTCACAGCATGGAGCGAACAAGGCGAGATCATGGGATTACAACATCGTCATTTGCCGGTGTTTGGTGTACAATTCCATCCCGAGTCTGTGTTAACGGAATGTGGCTATGAATTATTGCAGCAGTTTTTAGGACGATCATCCTAG
- the putA gene encoding bifunctional proline dehydrogenase/L-glutamate gamma-semialdehyde dehydrogenase PutA produces the protein MFMFTSFPDREMLRQAITDAYRRDENECINYLLQHATFSAEDLQNIEKNARELVKQVRDERLGKGGIDAFLYQYHLSSEEGIALMCLAEALLRIPDKDTIDLLLRDKLTTPDWQTSLGKSDSLFVNAATWGLMLTGRVLSENTSTNHFTRVFKGLVERTGEPVIRKAVGEAMRILGKQFIVGRDIKEALKRAQKPEKMGYRFSYDMLGEAARTSEDAERYFQAYKNAIDAIGQSSAGRGPVEGPGISIKLSALYPRYEVGRWTESVDFLSDRLLKLAQQAKHYNIGLTVDAEEADRLEMSLDIIERVLRDKSLEGWNGFGLAVQAYQKRAPFVIDWLVTTARDANRKIMVRLVKGAYWDTEIKDSQVRGLSNYPVYTRKVSTDVSYIVCAKKLAAAGDVIFPQFATHNAQSVSVIMSLMKNRTDYEFQCLQGMGRALYDSVVVPGKYQRPCRIYAPVGSHEDLLPYLVRRLLENGANTSFVNRIVDEASPIDDLVADPIAKLVSLEVKPHSRIPLPKNIYGESRQNSVGIDFSDVNEAKQLKAQLEKFSRQQWSASPTLKREDKDRVSKKVTEPRQRNNVVGEVIEGTSTDADLMLAIARMGYEKWHRWPVTKRANCLRLAADLFEKNSAELMAIVIREAGKTIPDAVSEVREAVDFCRYYADQAEKVLTSQELVGPTGEFNSLKLVGRGVVACISPWNFPLAIFTGQVVASLAAGNAVIAKPAAQTPLIGARAVELLHEAGVPTDVLQFLPGRGSVIGDKLVGDHRVDAILFTGSTETARHINQTLAARPGALVPFIAETGGQNAMIADSSALPEQLVIDVINSAFYSAGQRCSCLRVLFVQQDIADKVITILKGAMAQLRLGDPGFLHNDIGPVIDESSRNTLIEHTKFLDQIGKLIHRVELSEGCEQGTFFAPCAYEIDRIDQLEREVFGPILHVIRFRANELESIINAINKTGYGLTLGVHTRIDSTAEFIHERTCAGNTYINRNMIGAVVGVQPFGGEGLSGTGPKAGGPHYLPRLCVERTLSINTAATGGNATLLSLGD, from the coding sequence ATGTTTATGTTTACATCATTTCCCGATCGTGAAATGTTACGTCAAGCCATCACCGACGCCTATCGACGTGATGAAAATGAGTGCATTAATTATTTACTGCAGCACGCGACATTTTCTGCAGAAGATCTTCAAAATATTGAAAAAAATGCACGTGAATTGGTGAAACAAGTTCGTGACGAACGACTCGGTAAAGGTGGAATCGATGCATTTCTATATCAATATCATTTATCAAGTGAAGAAGGCATCGCACTCATGTGTTTGGCAGAAGCGTTGCTGCGAATTCCTGATAAAGACACCATCGATCTTTTGCTGCGTGATAAATTAACGACACCTGATTGGCAAACCAGTTTAGGAAAAAGTGATTCGTTGTTTGTCAATGCGGCGACGTGGGGATTAATGTTAACGGGCCGTGTATTATCCGAAAATACCAGCACGAATCATTTTACTCGTGTTTTTAAAGGATTAGTCGAACGAACAGGTGAACCTGTTATTCGTAAAGCCGTTGGCGAAGCCATGCGAATACTAGGCAAGCAATTTATTGTAGGACGAGATATTAAAGAAGCGCTGAAAAGAGCACAAAAACCAGAAAAAATGGGCTACCGATTTTCGTACGATATGTTAGGAGAAGCGGCACGAACTTCTGAAGATGCTGAACGGTATTTCCAAGCTTATAAAAATGCTATCGATGCAATAGGACAATCCTCAGCGGGACGAGGTCCGGTTGAAGGGCCAGGAATTTCTATCAAATTATCTGCGTTATATCCACGTTACGAAGTAGGGCGATGGACTGAGTCGGTGGATTTTTTAAGCGATCGTTTATTGAAATTAGCTCAGCAAGCAAAACACTACAACATAGGATTAACGGTTGATGCCGAAGAAGCCGATCGTTTAGAAATGTCTTTAGATATCATTGAACGCGTGTTGCGAGATAAATCGTTAGAAGGGTGGAATGGTTTTGGTTTAGCTGTGCAAGCCTATCAAAAACGAGCTCCATTTGTGATTGACTGGTTGGTAACGACAGCTCGAGATGCAAACCGAAAAATAATGGTGCGTTTGGTGAAAGGGGCGTACTGGGATACAGAAATAAAAGACAGTCAGGTCAGAGGGTTATCGAATTATCCTGTTTATACACGTAAAGTTTCAACGGATGTATCGTATATTGTCTGTGCGAAAAAATTAGCTGCTGCAGGCGATGTGATTTTTCCACAATTTGCAACGCACAACGCACAATCTGTTTCTGTGATTATGTCATTGATGAAAAATCGAACGGATTATGAATTTCAGTGTTTACAAGGAATGGGTCGTGCACTTTACGATTCCGTTGTTGTGCCCGGAAAATATCAGCGTCCGTGTCGAATTTATGCGCCCGTTGGATCGCACGAAGATTTATTACCTTATCTCGTTAGACGATTGTTGGAAAATGGTGCGAACACCTCGTTTGTGAACCGTATTGTCGATGAAGCCTCACCCATAGATGATTTAGTCGCTGATCCTATTGCTAAATTAGTGTCTTTAGAGGTGAAACCGCATTCAAGAATTCCACTACCCAAAAATATTTACGGCGAGTCACGACAAAATTCAGTCGGAATTGATTTTTCCGATGTGAATGAAGCCAAGCAACTGAAAGCTCAATTAGAAAAATTCAGTCGTCAACAATGGTCAGCATCGCCAACCTTAAAACGAGAAGATAAAGATCGCGTCAGTAAAAAAGTGACGGAACCTCGTCAACGAAATAATGTGGTCGGAGAAGTGATAGAGGGAACGTCAACGGACGCTGATTTAATGTTGGCAATCGCAAGAATGGGATACGAAAAGTGGCATCGTTGGCCCGTGACAAAACGCGCAAATTGTTTGCGATTAGCCGCTGATTTATTTGAAAAAAATTCAGCTGAATTAATGGCGATTGTGATTCGCGAAGCCGGAAAAACAATTCCGGATGCGGTTTCTGAAGTGCGAGAAGCGGTGGATTTTTGTCGGTATTATGCTGATCAAGCTGAAAAAGTTTTAACTTCTCAGGAACTGGTTGGGCCCACGGGTGAATTTAATTCGCTGAAATTAGTGGGGCGTGGTGTTGTTGCGTGCATCAGTCCGTGGAATTTTCCGCTCGCAATTTTTACAGGACAAGTGGTTGCTTCATTAGCGGCTGGAAATGCAGTCATTGCAAAACCCGCGGCGCAAACGCCATTAATTGGTGCGCGAGCTGTTGAATTACTGCATGAAGCAGGCGTGCCTACCGATGTACTACAATTTTTGCCAGGTCGCGGCAGTGTGATCGGTGATAAATTAGTGGGTGATCATCGAGTGGATGCTATTTTATTTACGGGTTCGACCGAAACGGCGCGCCATATTAATCAAACGCTCGCTGCACGACCTGGCGCTTTAGTGCCCTTTATTGCAGAAACCGGCGGACAAAACGCGATGATTGCCGATTCTTCCGCGTTACCCGAACAATTAGTCATCGATGTGATCAACTCTGCTTTTTATAGTGCAGGGCAGCGGTGTTCTTGTTTGCGCGTTTTATTTGTGCAACAGGATATCGCCGATAAAGTCATTACAATATTAAAAGGCGCCATGGCCCAACTCAGATTGGGTGATCCAGGATTTTTGCATAATGATATTGGTCCCGTCATCGATGAAAGCTCTAGAAACACATTAATTGAGCACACGAAATTTTTAGATCAAATTGGAAAATTAATTCATCGCGTTGAGTTGAGTGAAGGGTGTGAGCAGGGTACATTTTTTGCGCCTTGTGCGTACGAAATCGATCGCATTGATCAATTAGAGCGCGAAGTGTTCGGACCGATTTTGCATGTTATTCGTTTTCGCGCCAACGAGTTAGAGTCGATCATTAATGCAATTAATAAAACCGGATACGGATTAACTTTAGGAGTACACACTCGCATCGATAGCACCGCAGAATTTATTCATGAACGCACATGCGCTGGCAACACCTATATTAATCGAAATATGATTGGCGCTGTGGTAGGTGTACAACCGTTTGGTGGTGAAGGTTTATCAGGAACCGGTCCTAAAGCAGGCGGGCCACATTATTTACCGCGTCTTTGTGTCGAAAGAACGCTGTCAATTAATACGGCGGCGACCGGGGGGAATGCGACTTTGCTTTCTCTGGGTGATTGA
- the typA gene encoding translational GTPase TypA, producing MTEQLRNIAIIAHIDHGKTTLVDKLLQQSGTFSQQKAVVERVMDSNVLEQERGITILAKNTAIRWSGYRINIVDTPGHADFGGEVERVLSMVDSVLLLVDAVDGPMPQTRFVTQKAFQHGLKPIVVVNKVDRPGARPDWVVDQVFDLFVNLGATDEQLDFPVVYASALRGYAGLDIENLATDMTPLFQTIVDSVSPPKVNLDGPFQMQISQLDYSSYVGAIGIGRISRGKVRPNMNISVIDRDGKIRSGKILQVLGYLGLERKPEDEASAGDIVAITGIDNLRISDTLCDPANVEALTPLDVDEPTVTMTLQVNTSPFAGRDGKYLTSRQILARLEQELIHNVALRVDNTEDPDKFKCAGRGELHLSILIETMRREGYELAVSRPQVIIKEIEGERKEPYESVTVDIEEQHQGTIMEALAERKGKIKNMVPDGKGRIRLDYIMPTRGLIGFHTDFLTQTSGTGLMYHVFDHFGPVVEQEIGARRSGALISNAAGKATGYSLWNLEERGKLCIGPQIEVYEGMIVGFHNRSNDLVVNVIRPKQLTNVRASGTDENIMLTPPLRLTLEQALEYINDDELVEVTPQSIRLRKRFLKEHERKKAGRD from the coding sequence ATGACAGAACAATTACGTAATATTGCCATCATCGCACACATTGACCATGGCAAAACCACCCTCGTTGACAAATTACTACAACAATCCGGTACTTTTTCACAACAAAAAGCGGTAGTAGAACGTGTTATGGATTCCAATGTATTGGAACAAGAACGCGGCATCACGATTTTAGCAAAAAACACTGCGATCCGTTGGAGTGGTTACCGAATTAATATTGTTGATACTCCCGGTCACGCCGATTTCGGTGGAGAAGTTGAACGCGTATTATCGATGGTTGATTCCGTATTATTACTCGTCGATGCAGTCGATGGCCCCATGCCACAAACACGTTTCGTTACACAAAAAGCCTTTCAACACGGATTAAAACCCATTGTCGTAGTCAATAAAGTGGATCGTCCAGGCGCAAGACCTGATTGGGTTGTCGATCAAGTATTTGATCTTTTTGTTAATTTAGGCGCAACAGATGAACAACTCGATTTCCCCGTTGTGTACGCCTCTGCATTAAGAGGATATGCCGGCCTCGATATAGAAAATCTTGCTACCGATATGACACCCTTATTTCAAACAATTGTTGATTCTGTTTCACCTCCGAAAGTGAATCTTGATGGCCCTTTTCAAATGCAAATCAGCCAGCTGGATTATTCGAGTTATGTGGGCGCCATCGGTATTGGTCGAATCTCGCGCGGAAAAGTTCGCCCCAATATGAATATCTCTGTTATCGATCGCGATGGCAAGATTCGAAGCGGAAAAATACTACAAGTACTCGGTTATTTAGGTCTAGAACGAAAACCCGAAGATGAAGCGAGCGCAGGAGATATCGTCGCTATCACAGGTATCGATAATTTACGTATTTCCGATACACTTTGCGATCCTGCAAATGTTGAAGCACTGACTCCACTCGATGTCGATGAACCCACTGTTACCATGACCTTGCAAGTCAATACATCGCCTTTTGCAGGTCGCGATGGAAAATACCTCACCAGTCGACAAATACTTGCGCGACTCGAACAAGAATTAATTCATAACGTTGCACTACGAGTGGACAACACCGAAGATCCCGATAAATTTAAATGTGCGGGACGCGGAGAATTACATCTTTCTATCTTAATTGAAACCATGCGACGCGAAGGTTACGAATTAGCCGTTTCTCGTCCACAAGTAATCATCAAAGAAATTGAAGGTGAACGCAAAGAACCTTATGAATCTGTCACTGTTGATATTGAAGAACAACATCAAGGCACCATCATGGAAGCTTTAGCCGAAAGAAAAGGTAAAATAAAAAATATGGTACCTGATGGAAAAGGACGCATTCGATTAGATTACATTATGCCAACACGAGGGCTCATCGGTTTTCATACCGATTTTCTCACACAAACATCCGGAACCGGATTGATGTATCACGTTTTCGACCACTTCGGCCCTGTGGTCGAACAAGAAATTGGTGCTCGACGTAGTGGCGCATTAATTTCAAACGCAGCCGGCAAAGCGACAGGTTACTCACTTTGGAATCTCGAAGAGCGTGGAAAACTTTGCATCGGTCCTCAAATAGAAGTCTACGAAGGCATGATTGTTGGATTTCACAATCGTTCAAACGACCTCGTCGTTAACGTTATCCGGCCTAAACAGCTCACAAACGTGCGCGCTTCTGGCACTGACGAAAACATTATGCTCACTCCTCCACTACGCCTCACACTCGAACAAGCGTTAGAATACATTAACGACGACGAACTTGTCGAAGTGACTCCTCAAAGTATTCGACTACGCAAAAGATTCCTCAAAGAACACGAACGCAAAAAAGCCGGCAGGGATTGA
- a CDS encoding peptide chain release factor 3, with protein sequence MSTHEIAKRRTFAIISHPDAGKTTLTEKLLLFGGAIQLAGTVKGRKASRHATSDWMAMEKERGISVTTSVMQFPFRDHIINLLDTPGHADFSEDTYRTLTAVDSALMVIDAAKGVEARTIKLMEVCRLRHTPIMTFINKLDREGRSPIELLDEIETILKIQCAPITWPIGMGQRFKGIYNLYEDKIYLYQHGQNLKTQQATIIDGLNNPELNSVLEDSIGELRQELELIQGASHPFDIEKYLAGQQTPVYFGSAVNNFGISELLADFIKFAPAPQPRETQQRTVKPEDSMFSGFVFKIQANMDPNHRDRIAFLRICSGEYLRGMKVKHWRINKEIQINNAVTFMAGQRENLEHAYPGDILGLHNHGTIQIGDTFTVGDQLKFTGIPNFAPELFKRIVLKDPLKQKSLLKGLIELSEEGATQLFRPLSSNDLILGAIGTLQFEVVAYRLKHEYHVDCKYEPVNTNCARWVICDDAKMLKEFEKKEHTHLAIDSSNQLCYLAPTQVNLNLAMERWPQVKFTATREH encoded by the coding sequence ATGTCAACCCACGAAATCGCCAAACGACGGACGTTTGCCATCATTTCGCATCCCGATGCGGGAAAAACGACCCTCACCGAAAAACTGTTGCTTTTCGGGGGCGCGATCCAATTAGCCGGCACCGTTAAAGGCCGCAAGGCATCTCGGCATGCGACTTCCGATTGGATGGCCATGGAAAAAGAACGTGGAATTTCTGTGACGACCTCCGTCATGCAATTTCCGTTTCGCGATCACATCATCAATCTGCTCGACACACCCGGTCACGCAGATTTCTCCGAAGACACTTATAGGACCCTAACCGCGGTGGACTCTGCACTGATGGTTATCGATGCTGCAAAAGGCGTGGAAGCTCGCACTATAAAATTAATGGAAGTGTGCCGATTGCGACATACACCCATCATGACTTTCATCAACAAATTGGATCGTGAAGGACGATCACCGATTGAATTACTTGATGAAATTGAAACTATTCTCAAGATTCAATGTGCACCCATCACATGGCCCATTGGAATGGGGCAACGATTTAAAGGTATTTACAATCTTTACGAAGATAAAATTTATCTATATCAACACGGACAAAATTTAAAAACTCAACAAGCAACCATCATTGATGGTCTCAATAATCCAGAGTTAAATTCAGTTTTAGAAGATTCCATTGGTGAATTACGCCAAGAATTAGAACTCATTCAAGGAGCCAGCCATCCATTCGATATTGAAAAATATCTGGCTGGTCAACAGACACCCGTGTATTTTGGTTCAGCGGTCAACAATTTCGGCATCAGCGAATTGCTTGCTGATTTTATTAAATTTGCACCAGCACCTCAACCACGAGAAACGCAACAGCGCACAGTAAAACCAGAAGATTCAATGTTTTCAGGATTTGTTTTTAAAATTCAAGCGAATATGGATCCTAATCATCGCGATCGCATCGCTTTTTTACGCATTTGCTCAGGTGAATATCTACGAGGCATGAAAGTAAAACATTGGCGTATCAATAAAGAAATTCAAATTAACAACGCCGTTACTTTTATGGCTGGCCAACGTGAGAACCTTGAACATGCTTATCCTGGAGATATTTTAGGGTTACATAATCACGGCACTATTCAAATTGGCGATACTTTTACCGTTGGGGATCAGTTAAAATTTACAGGGATACCCAATTTTGCACCCGAATTATTTAAACGAATAGTGTTGAAAGATCCGCTCAAGCAAAAATCGCTTTTAAAAGGATTAATTGAATTATCCGAAGAAGGCGCTACTCAACTTTTTCGTCCTCTCAGCAGCAATGATTTAATTTTAGGTGCAATTGGAACCCTTCAATTTGAAGTTGTGGCGTACCGATTAAAGCACGAATATCATGTTGATTGTAAATACGAACCCGTTAACACTAATTGTGCCCGTTGGGTTATTTGTGACGATGCAAAAATGTTAAAAGAGTTCGAAAAGAAAGAACACACTCACTTGGCCATTGATAGCTCAAACCAACTTTGCTATCTCGCTCCCACACAAGTGAATTTAAATTTAGCCATGGAACGATGGCCTCAAGTAAAATTTACCGCAACAAGAGAGCATTAA
- a CDS encoding phosphodiester glycosidase family protein produces MHKLIRKISLLIFICFLSASVSAKTQWRQLSPGLWYTQLVTPTLTSTGILHAFRVDLNYFRFSLALAKEYEGQFSSAQNLTMATKGVLGINGGFFSPDMTSLGLRISDGELLSRFKHSPWWGVFLIQNNHAKIFSASQYHPENDIDFAVQSGPRLLVDGAIPKLRPGVANRSALGIRRNGQVVVVATQNLYLSTMELAEIMQKSEPENGLACWQAINLDGGSSTQLYARLNDFVLSVPSFMPVADVVVVVPRAASAG; encoded by the coding sequence ATGCATAAATTAATTCGGAAAATTTCCCTCCTCATTTTCATTTGTTTTTTGAGTGCTTCAGTTTCTGCAAAAACGCAGTGGCGTCAATTATCGCCTGGATTATGGTATACGCAGCTTGTCACTCCGACACTCACCAGCACAGGAATATTGCACGCTTTTAGAGTGGATTTAAATTATTTTCGTTTTTCATTAGCGCTAGCTAAAGAATATGAAGGCCAATTTTCTTCTGCGCAAAATTTAACTATGGCCACCAAGGGTGTCTTGGGAATAAATGGCGGCTTTTTTTCACCCGATATGACAAGTTTAGGTTTGCGGATCAGTGATGGAGAATTATTGAGTCGTTTCAAACATTCACCGTGGTGGGGCGTTTTTTTAATTCAAAATAATCACGCGAAAATATTTTCCGCAAGCCAATATCATCCTGAAAATGATATTGATTTTGCAGTGCAGAGTGGACCTCGCTTATTGGTAGACGGAGCGATTCCAAAACTTCGTCCTGGTGTTGCAAATCGTTCTGCCTTAGGCATTCGACGCAATGGTCAAGTTGTGGTTGTTGCAACACAGAATTTGTATTTGTCTACGATGGAATTGGCAGAAATTATGCAAAAATCTGAACCTGAAAATGGTTTGGCATGTTGGCAAGCGATTAATTTAGATGGTGGTTCTTCAACGCAGTTGTATGCCAGATTGAATGATTTTGTGCTGTCTGTGCCAAGTTTTATGCCAGTGGCTGATGTCGTTGTTGTTGTGCCTCGTGCCGCCTCTGCCGGTTAA
- the pabB gene encoding aminodeoxychorismate synthase component I codes for MTIKTPWVVEIPYREPLEIFSFFAEKSGAVFLDSAKKSNDLGRYSYIAAEPFLTFQSKNGQIKLNNNATEGNPWEVLQLLLSLFKIDSLPGMPLLQGGVVGFFSYDASRHLEKLPDNTLDDYCFPDLMLGFYDVILSFDHDLQKAWIISTGFPEFTDDRRLRRAEEKIKSWQQRINSVSELGEISADFCSPDAIVSNFSREQYEKAVSSVIESILSGDIFEANIAQRFSASLPKSLSPFALYRRLRERNAAPFAAYLNFGDTILASASPERFLHLSDREVETRPIKGTSPRFQDADQDEASAKALLMSEKDRAENIMIVDLMRNDLSRVCEDHSVKVPQLCGLESFATVHHLVSVVKATLLPDYDAVDLLRATFPGGSITGAPKVRAMEIIDEIESHRRGPYCGSVGFISFSGDMDTSITIRTFAIKNNQLSFHVGGAIVADSDPAQEYQETLDKAAGMLAALLAGTPLQVQEN; via the coding sequence ATGACGATAAAAACACCATGGGTTGTTGAAATCCCTTATCGCGAACCCTTAGAAATATTTTCATTTTTTGCAGAAAAATCGGGTGCGGTATTTCTGGATAGTGCAAAAAAATCCAATGATTTAGGTCGCTATAGTTATATTGCTGCAGAGCCTTTTCTAACATTTCAAAGTAAAAATGGTCAAATCAAATTAAATAATAATGCGACAGAAGGAAATCCTTGGGAAGTTTTACAATTATTATTGTCGTTATTTAAAATAGATTCTCTTCCTGGAATGCCTTTATTGCAAGGCGGTGTTGTCGGTTTTTTTTCGTATGATGCAAGTCGGCATCTAGAAAAATTGCCTGATAATACCCTCGATGATTATTGTTTTCCTGATCTTATGCTTGGTTTTTATGATGTAATTCTGAGCTTCGATCATGATTTACAAAAAGCCTGGATTATTTCTACTGGATTTCCTGAATTCACTGATGATCGCCGTCTTAGACGTGCCGAAGAGAAAATTAAAAGTTGGCAGCAGCGAATAAATTCAGTTTCTGAGTTAGGAGAGATTTCTGCTGATTTTTGTTCCCCTGATGCTATTGTCAGTAATTTTAGCAGAGAACAGTACGAGAAAGCTGTTAGTTCTGTGATTGAGTCAATTTTGTCTGGCGATATTTTTGAAGCGAATATTGCACAACGATTTTCAGCCTCTTTGCCAAAAAGCTTAAGTCCATTCGCATTATATCGACGTTTACGAGAGCGAAATGCGGCTCCTTTTGCAGCTTATTTAAATTTTGGGGATACAATTCTTGCTTCGGCTTCACCTGAACGATTTTTGCATTTAAGTGATCGAGAAGTTGAAACGCGACCAATAAAAGGAACATCACCACGTTTTCAGGATGCTGACCAAGATGAAGCGAGTGCGAAGGCCTTATTAATGAGCGAAAAAGATCGTGCTGAAAATATCATGATTGTTGATTTAATGCGCAATGATCTGTCTCGAGTGTGCGAAGACCATTCTGTAAAAGTTCCGCAATTATGTGGGCTAGAATCGTTTGCGACAGTGCATCATTTAGTGTCAGTCGTAAAAGCAACATTATTGCCTGATTATGATGCTGTAGATTTATTGCGAGCCACATTTCCAGGTGGTTCAATTACGGGTGCGCCTAAAGTGCGAGCGATGGAAATAATTGATGAAATAGAATCTCATCGACGCGGTCCGTATTGTGGCAGTGTCGGGTTTATCAGTTTTAGCGGCGACATGGATACCTCAATTACCATTCGAACATTTGCGATAAAAAATAATCAATTATCTTTTCACGTCGGTGGTGCGATAGTGGCAGATTCAGATCCCGCACAAGAATATCAAGAAACTTTGGATAAAGCCGCGGGAATGCTAGCCGCTTTATTAGCGGGAACTCCTCTGCAAGTGCAGGAAAATTAA
- the hemB gene encoding porphobilinogen synthase, with translation MSALHPPFPLSRMQRLRNHAGMRALVRETQLTCNDLVYPLFIHHGNDFKNHLVSMPGCCQQSVDQLDSEIKEIVDLKIPAVLLFGVPEYKDEHGNSSWQEDGVVQEAIRKIKSLAPDLLVMVDLCFCEYMEHGHCGVMNEIRGERDLDADATLPLLAKQALSLAKAGADVIAPSGMVDGMVTAVRTALDKEGFSHIPVMSYAVKYASALYGPFREATLGTPKFGNRQTYQMDPGNTNEAIRECSIDVSEGADILMVKPAHAYLDVIWRLKQRFPELPMAAYQVSGEYAMIKAAGEKGWLDEKRVMMEILTAIKRAGADIIITYFAKDAAKLLNGV, from the coding sequence ATGTCAGCGCTACATCCCCCCTTCCCCTTATCACGAATGCAACGCCTTCGAAATCATGCCGGTATGCGCGCGTTGGTCCGCGAAACGCAACTGACATGTAACGATTTGGTTTATCCGCTTTTTATTCATCATGGTAATGATTTTAAAAATCACCTCGTCTCTATGCCTGGATGTTGTCAACAATCCGTTGACCAATTAGATTCTGAAATCAAAGAAATTGTCGACCTAAAAATTCCTGCAGTTTTATTATTCGGCGTTCCTGAATATAAAGATGAACACGGCAATAGTTCGTGGCAAGAAGATGGCGTTGTTCAAGAAGCGATTCGAAAAATAAAATCTCTTGCACCTGATTTATTAGTGATGGTTGATCTGTGCTTTTGTGAATATATGGAACACGGCCACTGCGGTGTTATGAATGAAATTAGGGGGGAGCGTGATCTTGATGCGGATGCCACTCTACCCTTGTTAGCCAAACAAGCGTTAAGCTTAGCAAAAGCCGGCGCTGATGTGATCGCACCGAGTGGCATGGTTGATGGTATGGTGACTGCTGTACGAACGGCTCTGGACAAGGAAGGCTTCTCTCACATCCCCGTCATGAGCTATGCCGTTAAATACGCCTCTGCACTCTACGGCCCGTTTAGAGAAGCCACTTTAGGCACACCCAAATTTGGCAACCGACAAACTTATCAAATGGATCCGGGCAATACCAACGAAGCCATCCGTGAATGTTCCATTGATGTGAGCGAAGGTGCCGACATTCTTATGGTCAAACCTGCTCACGCTTATTTAGACGTGATCTGGCGCCTCAAGCAACGGTTCCCTGAACTTCCTATGGCTGCGTACCAAGTCAGCGGTGAATACGCCATGATAAAAGCCGCCGGCGAAAAAGGCTGGCTTGACGAAAAACGCGTCATGATGGAAATCCTCACCGCCATCAAACGCGCCGGCGCTGATATCATCATCACCTACTTCGCCAAAGATGCTGCAAAGCTCTTAAACGGCGTCTAA
- the ppa gene encoding inorganic diphosphatase: MFEGVSAGDNTPENVNVIIEIPAQSNPVKYEVDKEFGVMKVDRFMATSMVYPCNYGYVPRTLCDDGDPLDVLVVTPYPLEFACVISCRVIGVLRMTDEKGGDSKILAVPSTKLTPIYHTVRDYNDLPELMIHSIAHFFAHYKDLEDGKWVNIDGWFGVEEAKKEVLDSIRLYETTQK, encoded by the coding sequence ATGTTTGAAGGCGTATCAGCGGGCGATAACACCCCCGAAAATGTAAATGTTATTATCGAAATTCCTGCGCAAAGCAACCCGGTAAAATATGAAGTCGATAAAGAATTCGGCGTGATGAAGGTTGATCGATTTATGGCGACGTCGATGGTGTATCCGTGTAATTATGGTTATGTTCCTAGAACGTTATGTGATGATGGTGATCCCTTGGATGTTTTAGTTGTCACTCCGTATCCCTTAGAATTTGCCTGCGTGATTTCTTGTCGTGTTATTGGTGTGTTGAGAATGACCGATGAAAAAGGGGGTGACAGCAAAATTTTAGCAGTCCCTTCAACAAAATTAACACCGATTTATCACACTGTTCGTGATTATAATGATTTACCTGAATTAATGATTCATTCTATTGCGCATTTTTTCGCACACTATAAAGATCTTGAAGATGGAAAATGGGTGAATATTGATGGATGGTTTGGTGTTGAAGAAGCGAAAAAAGAAGTTCTGGATAGTATCCGTCTTTACGAGACTACACAAAAGTAG